A region of the Leptospiraceae bacterium genome:
CCCCTTTCCTGAAACATCTCCAATAGCCACAATGATATCCTTTTTATCAGGTGAGACAATAATGTCATAGTAGTCTCCACCGATTTCTCTTGCCGGTTTCATGAAACCGGCAAATTCATAATGATTATTTTCCGGCATAAATTGGGGTAATAAATTCAGTTGTATATCACTGGCAATTTGAACTTCTTTCTCCAGTCTTTCCTTTATGGCCATTTTTTGAGTTAGAAAAGAATTTTCGATAGTGATTTTAACCTGATTATAATAGTCTCTTAATAGTGCGATTTCATCTTCACTGAAATGCCTTCTCGTATTCCAGCCCATTAAAAAAACAAATTCTTTCCCATCTATGATAAAAGGAGGTAAAACAAGAACTTCAGCTCTTTTATATCCAAAACTAAATAAACAGGGATTATCCTTAATATGTAAAAGCCTTGCATCTTCATTCCGAAATAGTTTTTCAAAACTCTCCAATGAATTTGTTATTTCTAATTTATCTAAATCTAAAGATTCTAAGGTTCTTTGTAAACGATGAGCTGTTATCAGTTTTGCATCTCTGTCATATTCCAGTAAGATATTAATCCGTGTATTAATAAAACCTGAAATAGAAAGCAAGGTCATCTTAATAATTTCTGTACTATTATTTAAGTATAACTTATTTAAAAGCAGGCAAGCAGAATTTAGATTCACGTAATCGATATAACGTTTATTCGCTTTTGCATAACTAATTGCATTCTGGAGAGCAATTCCAAATTGGTGCAGGATAGGAGTAACAAGATGTGTATGCTGGAGAATTTTTTTAGCCTGTCCTATATCTTTGAAATCCAGTGAAACAAGTCCCAGTGCTTCTCCATTTGAAAAAACGGGTAGGATAATGCTATACTGGGTTCCGGTAATTCTCCTATAGAGTTCATCATAACGATTCCCTTTATGGACACTATGAAACACAACATCTCTTTTTTCGATACAGGTAGAATAAATATTATCAGGTTCTTCGTAGGCATACCTTAATTTCTGAGCCTTTCTCTGCATCTTTTTTTCTGAAGTATAATATCTCACGAGTTCATAGCTTTTAGAAAGATCATTTTTTAATATAATAGCAGACTGCTCAACTTCCAGCCTGGCATTGAATATCGATAAAAGCCTGGTATAAATTTCTTCAGCTTTTAAACCTGAATCAAAAATTGTAATAAATTCATTTAGAAGAGCGGAATCATCTGCGGTCCGAAAAAAGCTACTGATACGTTTTTTTTTCCGTTTCTCCAGAATCCACTCTTTACCGCAGGTGGAACAGAAAAATCTACCATTGCTTGTCTCTCCGTCAGGAATCCTGGATTCCTCACAGAGTAAACAGACCATATCATTGGAAGCGATGTTTTGCACTGAGAAAAGCATAAGAATGACAATCTTTTTTCGCAACCATTTATTTTCTATGGATTAAAGAAATAAGATACTTCTCCATCACCTTAATAAAAGCTTGTATTGAAGTTTTATATCGAGACTCCGATACTTTTAAAATAAGAACAGGATTCTGGAATGGATGAAGAAGTTAGAAAAAAGTTTGAAACCTACCAAAAAAGCAAGGAAAACAGTAATAGAATCGTTATTTTTACCATAATTGCTGTATTTTTAGGCCTGGCGGCCTTTTTTTACTATTTACAAAAAAAGGATCTGGTAGTCGAAGAAGAAAACTATGAAAAAAAAGCGATTGTTCAGAAACTCAAACTTCAAAAGGAATACCTTAGAGAAGAAAAACTCCTGGAAATCGATTCAAGCCCGGTCCTTGAATACTTTCGCCGAAGAATGCTTTACTACCACCAGGTAGCCCCCAAACGAGCAGAAGATCTATTGGTTCTGGACTTACAACGTGATTTTCCCGGAGAAAAAGGAAAAGTTCTTTCTGAATTATTGAAGCTTTACAACGAATATATAAAATATCTGGACCAAATCGATAAAGATGAAAAGTTAGATAGGTATCAAAAAATTATAGAAAAAGAGAAAGTAAAAAAAGTTGTCTGGGGGGAAGAATTGAGTAAGTTATTCTTTCCACCAAAAGATTACGATACCATTGAAAAATTCTATGCATACACAGAAAGATATTTGAAGAAAAATGCAGACAAAGATAGTAAAACAAAATCGAACCATATCCAAAAGGCCAGGCAGGAAATTTATGGAGATAATTACAAAAAACTATATACCTATGAGCCTTTCAGCCAACAGCTTAAACTGGAAATAAAAATTCATGAAAGAGAAATGAGTATCATGGATGAAAAAGAAAAAACGGTCTTAATCAACGATTTAAAACAGAGGCTTCGAGAAGCCTCTTATCAACAATAATTTAAA
Encoded here:
- a CDS encoding serine/threonine-protein phosphatase, with amino-acid sequence MQNIASNDMVCLLCEESRIPDGETSNGRFFCSTCGKEWILEKRKKKRISSFFRTADDSALLNEFITIFDSGLKAEEIYTRLLSIFNARLEVEQSAIILKNDLSKSYELVRYYTSEKKMQRKAQKLRYAYEEPDNIYSTCIEKRDVVFHSVHKGNRYDELYRRITGTQYSIILPVFSNGEALGLVSLDFKDIGQAKKILQHTHLVTPILHQFGIALQNAISYAKANKRYIDYVNLNSACLLLNKLYLNNSTEIIKMTLLSISGFINTRINILLEYDRDAKLITAHRLQRTLESLDLDKLEITNSLESFEKLFRNEDARLLHIKDNPCLFSFGYKRAEVLVLPPFIIDGKEFVFLMGWNTRRHFSEDEIALLRDYYNQVKITIENSFLTQKMAIKERLEKEVQIASDIQLNLLPQFMPENNHYEFAGFMKPAREIGGDYYDIIVSPDKKDIIVAIGDVSGKGIPAGMVMATARTVIHSIVRKEASTWEIIKAVNTFLHYNYKNSVILRFMSLIIFHLQYETSEIVFSGAGHGNIAVYRYKEDQVELVSTGGIILGIESDISSFFNESFVKLGEGDILLMYTDGATEAMNRRGELFEEYRLLDAFKKWKHLGIKAMLEHINKEILQFMGNSEQQDDITLVAIRKKIDTSS